From Mya arenaria isolate MELC-2E11 chromosome 1, ASM2691426v1, a single genomic window includes:
- the LOC128234681 gene encoding ceramide synthase 4-like — MMSNTSIYDMLWDESIWFPVRFHHEDGSVDTALGWSHLVNKPGTNTYYPKVHDLHFGILVGVVLVIIRYVLETLLIIPLGYKLGIKKKKLVYVDPIPSLEEVYKTKKKPDDKQCMGLSKQLDMPLRQVQVWFRNKRNNDLTPPIKKFCDNAWPFLFYTCSFIYGATILWKKSWIWRTKDCWTNWPKQHVTSDLYWYYTVELGFYCSLLFTIFTDHKRKDFKEMTMHHLATISLLYFSWLVNFVRMGSFVLIIHDIADPWLSLAKMGIYLKWDWLKDGAFGIFAILWFITRTFVYPGWIIYSTAIEIFHFIDEPFFVYYFFNAFLLILQVLSLLWSWSIGKIIYNTLFAGGVEDTRSDTEEGDSLSSNGDLTKNGKTNGVDGSVTSADTNGHVNGANATSKVSNNGLIS; from the exons ATGATGTCAAACACAAGCATTTATGACATGTTGTGGGATGAAAGTATTTGGTTCCCCGTTCGATTTCATCACGAGGATGGATCTGTTGACACCGCATTGGGCTGGTCACATTTGGTGAACAAACCCGGAACCAACACATATTATCCAAAAGTCCACGACCTCCACTTTGGAATTCTGGTCGGCGTCGTCTTGGTGATAATAAGATACGTTCTAGAAAC GCTGCTGATAATACCCCTGGGATACAAGTTAGGGATAAAGAAAAAGAAGTTAGTATACGTGGATCCTATACCTTCCCTTGAAGAAGTTTACAAGACAAAGAAAAAGCCAGATGACAAACAGTGTATG GGCTTGTCAAAGCAGCTGGACATGCCCCTAAGACAGGTGCAAGTTTGGTTCAGAAACAAAAGGAACAATGACCTGACACCACCAATTAAGAAGTTTTGTGATAATGC atggCCATTCCTATTTTACACCTGTTCTTTTATCTATGGGGCGACAATCCTTTGGAAG aagTCATGGATATGGAGAACAAAAGACTGCTGGACCAACTGGCCAAAACAG CACGTGACGAGTGACCTATACTGGTACTACACCGTGGAGCTGGGTTTCTACTGCAGTCTGCTCTTTACAATATTCACAGATCATAAGCGAAAG GACTTTAAGgaaatgacaatgcaccatcTTGCCACCATTAGCCTGCTCTACTTTTCCTGGTTGGTCAACTTCGTCCGTATGGGAAGCTTTGTACTCATCATCCACGACATTGCAGACCCCTGGTTATCG CTTGCTAAAATGGGGATTTATCTGAAATGGGACTGGTTAAAGGACGGTGCATTTGGAATATTTGCTATACTGTGGTTTATAACAAGGACCTTCGTATATCCAGGCTG GATCATTTACTCCACCGCCATAGAAATATTCCACTTCATCGATGAGCCGTTTTTCGTGTACTACTTCTTTAACGCATTCCTGCTCATTCTGCAAGTGTTAAGCCTGTTGTGGTCCTGGTCGATAGGGAAAATAATCTACAACACTCTGTTCGCCGGAGGG GTTGAAGATACTCGGAGTGATACTGAAGAGGGCGATAGTCTCAGTAGCAATGGCGACTTGACCAAGAACGGGAAAACCAATGGTGTTGACGGTAGTGTCACGTCTGCTGACACAAACGGACATGTTAATGGAGCAAATGCTACTTCTAAAGTATCGAACAATGGATTGATCAGTTAG